The Geotalea uraniireducens Rf4 genome window below encodes:
- a CDS encoding Txe/YoeB family addiction module toxin, whose translation MNVTFTPTALDDLRYWLKTDKRQAERILALLEEIRRTPFDGTGKPEPLRFQLAGCWSRRIDREHRLVYQVEESEIVVIACRYHY comes from the coding sequence ATGAATGTTACGTTCACACCGACTGCTCTCGACGACCTGCGCTATTGGCTTAAGACCGATAAACGCCAGGCCGAACGGATCTTGGCGCTTCTTGAAGAAATTCGGCGAACCCCTTTTGATGGAACAGGAAAACCAGAACCCCTCCGTTTTCAGCTTGCCGGTTGCTGGTCCCGCAGGATTGACAGGGAACATCGCCTTGTATACCAAGTGGAAGAAAGTGAGATTGTCGTTATCGCCTGTCGCTATCACTACTGA
- a CDS encoding putative toxin-antitoxin system toxin component, PIN family — protein sequence MKQVILDTNVLVSALLFKGRLTRLVELWQNGLIIPVISRETFTELRQVLHYPKFALTADEIKAIIEDEILPFFDVVDVAENADGVCRDPYDDMFLAVAVSAQASYIVTGDKDLLALESYGAAKIVSPQEFLEKIDN from the coding sequence GTGAAGCAGGTTATCCTCGATACCAACGTGCTCGTTTCCGCCCTTCTTTTCAAGGGACGCCTGACCAGACTTGTCGAACTCTGGCAGAACGGCCTCATCATTCCGGTTATTTCCAGGGAAACATTTACAGAGTTACGGCAGGTGCTCCACTACCCGAAGTTTGCGCTGACCGCGGACGAGATAAAGGCGATCATAGAGGACGAAATTCTCCCCTTTTTCGATGTGGTGGATGTGGCGGAAAATGCGGACGGCGTCTGTCGCGACCCGTACGATGACATGTTTCTTGCCGTTGCCGTCAGTGCTCAAGCATCCTATATCGTGACCGGCGACAAGGATCTGCTGGCGCTGGAAAGCTATGGTGCGGCAAAAATCGTTTCGCCGCAGGAGTTTCTGGAAAAGATCGACAATTAG
- a CDS encoding AbrB family transcriptional regulator has protein sequence MLAKKTAKNQLTLPKEIADKFPGVDLFDAKVERNRIVLVPVKVTPIATSLESIREKMEKLGITEGDVANAVAWARKKSR, from the coding sequence ATGCTAGCAAAGAAAACCGCCAAAAACCAATTAACCCTGCCGAAGGAAATCGCCGACAAATTTCCAGGAGTCGATCTATTCGACGCAAAGGTGGAACGGAACCGGATAGTCCTGGTGCCGGTTAAGGTGACGCCGATCGCCACATCTTTGGAAAGCATCAGAGAAAAGATGGAGAAACTCGGAATTACTGAAGGGGATGTAGCTAACGCTGTTGCATGGGCACGGAAGAAGAGCCGGTGA
- a CDS encoding type II toxin-antitoxin system Phd/YefM family antitoxin: MHAITYSEARHALKDVMDEACSNHEPILITRRKGENVVLLSLEDYESIMESEYLLSSPANAARLMQSLEEARSGKRTPMDTLGL; the protein is encoded by the coding sequence ATGCATGCAATCACATACAGCGAAGCACGTCATGCCCTTAAGGACGTCATGGACGAAGCTTGCAGCAACCACGAACCGATCCTGATCACGCGTCGTAAGGGAGAGAATGTAGTCCTGTTAAGCCTTGAAGACTACGAGTCCATTATGGAAAGCGAATATCTGCTTTCCAGTCCTGCTAATGCAGCACGGCTAATGCAATCTCTTGAAGAGGCACGGTCCGGCAAGCGAACCCCCATGGATACTCTTGGGCTATGA